GGAATGTAGGCATTTTGTTGCACCAGGACAGCAGCCTGGACGCGTGATCGACACCGCAGGCCTCTGCGATTAACGCCAGAGTGATTCGCCAGGGTTCTTCAATCGCGAGTTCGCCACCAAGCAGTTCGAAGGGACGTAGCCGAGCTACTCGCTGATAGTCCGTCGCCGTGCAGAGGAGGAACTCGCCGCCCCAAATCGTGTTGTCGGGGCCAAAACCAGTACCGTCGAATGCGACACCGAGCACTTCGCGATCAAGCCAGCCGTGTTCGACCATCCCGGCAACAACATGCGCGTGATGGTGCTGCACGTTGACCGTCGGGATTCCCTGATCCTTCGCCCATCGCGTCGTGAAGAAATCCGAGTGACTGTCGTGAGCGATCGCGACCGGCTGAGCGTGATACAGCTTCGTCAACTGCTCAACAGATCCCACAAACCGTTCCCGCGCCGCGACGGAATTCGGATCGCCGATGTGCGGGCCGAGAACTGCCTGATGGCCGTTGCACAGAGCCAGCGCGACCTTCTGATTCGCACCGACGGCGAGGATTGGAATCGCTGGCGGTAGCGTCAATGTTAGCGGCGCGAGCCCACGTCCGGCGCGGATGGTGGACTGCTTTCCGTCGATACAACGGACCACACTGTCGTCGATCGGCCGCAGGATCGGGCGGTTGTGATGCAGCCACCCGTCGGCGATGTGGCTCAATTCAAAGGCCGCAACTGTGTTACGGTAAATAAGCGGCTGGCCATTCACGTTTCCGCTCGTGACCACACACGGAACACCGGTTAGGTTCATCAGCTGCCAGTGTAGCGGCGTTGTTGGCAGCATCAGCCCGACAGTTTTCATGCCCGGATGGATTTGCGGTGCCAGTGATGAGTCCGCCCGAGCTTTGACCAGAACGATCGGATTGGCGGGATTCACAAGTGCCGCTCTTTCGGCTTCGCAAATTTCCGCCAGTTGCTCGGCCTGTTCCAACGAAAGAACCATCACCGCCAGTGGTTTACGCGGCCGCCGCTTCCTGCGACGTAGTCGGTCGACGGCCGCGGCTGAGGTGGCATCGCACACTAGTTGGTAACCGCCTACGCCTTTGACCGCGACGATTTCACCATCACAAATCGCGCTGGCCGCACGAAGTACAGCTTCATTGCCACTAGATGCTTTCGTGTTCTCACCATACGTAAACGTCACGTGCGGGCCGCATGCTGGACAAGCAATCGTTTGAGCGTGGAAGCGTCGATCTGACGACTCGCAATATTCTCGCTGGCATCCGACACACAGCGAGAACTCATGCATGGCCGTAGTCGACCGATCGAAGGGCATGCTGTCGACAATCGAATACCGAGGCCCGCAATCGGCGCACGTCGTCAACGGGTAGGCGAAACGGCGACCGTCTGGCTGCTGAACATCGCGCAGGCAGATTTCGCAAACGGCTTTGTCCTGCGGCACTGCAGTCGTCAGCTTGCGTTCAACCGCATCACTGGAATTGATCGCAAACGTGCTTAGGCCATCTGCCGCTATCTGTGATGACAGAATACTACTAACGCTCGCTTCCGCCGGGATGTGCGAATTCAGCTGGCGTTCGAAGGTTGCAAGCTGATTGCGAGTGCCTTCAATATGAATTGTCACTCCGCGGCCATCGTTGATAACGAATCCGGCAAGCTGCATCTCTTGAGCCAGTCGAACGATCGCCGGACGCATACCGACTCCCTGCACCAGACCTCGCAGGACGATGCGGCTGGCCACCAGTTCATTCGTGGTGATTAGGCTGCCGGAATGCATACGGTGCGTCTTCTGGCCTGAACAAGGAAATCGCACCACTGAGACACCCCGTCTCCGGTTAGTGAACACAATTCAAACGCGGACAGTTCCGGCTGAATCGTTCGCGCATCGGCGATGGCGTCTTCTGTCGAAAACGGGACATAGGGCAGCAGGTCGGTTTTCGTGATGACCAGTGCATCGCTCGTGCGGTACATTTTGGGATATTTGCCAGGCTTGTCATCGCCCTCCGTGGTGCTCAACACCGAAACTCGCAGGTGTTCCGCAAGATCATGCGACGCGGGACAGACGAGGTTTCCGATGTTTTCGATGAACAGAAATTCCACGTCGTCCAATGGCAGTTTGGCCAGCCCCTTTTCCACCAAAGACAATTCCAGATGACACGCTCCGCCGGTGGTGAGTTGTTCCACAGGCACCAACGGTCGCAAACGTTCTGCATCGCGTTCCGTTGCCAAATCGCCAACGAGTACTGCCATCTTATGTTGACCCTGCCAGCACTTCGCCGTGGCTTCCAACAGGCTGGTTTTTCCGGAACCTGGCGACGACACCAGGTTAACGACCAGAATGCCGCGTTCTGTGAACTGCTGGCGTAGTTCGGCCGCTCGACGTTTCTTTTCGGAGAGCACGTCGCGATTGATGACCACTGTCTTACTGACCGTGTCGACGGTATTCATGTGACGGAGTTTTCTGATTCTGCGGGGATCTGTAAAGAGACGTCCATGAGGCGGAATTCGTCGCCGTGAGTGATCTGCACTTTGTTCGATCCACACAATTGGCACTTCAATGTCAGACCGGGCGAAGATGATGCCTGTTCACAATCGCGACAGCGAATCGTGAGGTCGACGGCCTGAATGTTTAGTGAAGGGCGTCCAATCTGGCTGTTGAGAAGCAACTCAGAAAATGCATCTTCCACCAGAAGCGATTCTACGCCTGACAACGGTCCGATTTCCACGGTGACCGCTTGCACGCTGACTGCATGATGTTCTCGCATAATGGCCTCAACCTGTTTTAGCAAGGATTGCACCAGCGACTTTTCGTGCATCTGTCAGCTCCTGATAAATCCTGTCTGAAATCGCGTTCAGGTGGTGCATGATCTCTTCCGTCGGACGGATTGTCTGCGAAACGCGGCCGACTTCGATGCCCCAGATAACCACTTTTGACGGCAGACGGCCCAGCTTTTCGCCGAGTCGCAAAGCGGACACTAAGTCGAATCCATGAGTACTACGGAACGACGTTCGGTCATGGTGATCTGCCACCAATTCCGGCCATTCCCAGCGAGTCAACTCGCCAACCGCGTTGCTGCCGACGCAGGCATCGACGATATGCAGTGAGTCAGCGCCTTTCAGCCAGTCGAGCAAATCCAAAGGCACAGACGCCCTGCGGACGGTGATGTTGGTTCCGCCTTTGGCACCGATCGCTTCTGCTATCATCCACCCGATCTGGTCATCTCCGTGCGGACTGCCGATCCCGATCAGTAGCTGTTTTTGGGGAGCAGTCTTCATCGCGTTTCCTGCTTTCCGGCCTGTCCCCATGTGATCTTCAGAAAATGGGTTGAGCAACTAATGCAGGGGTCGTACGACCGAATCAGTTTCTCACAGCCAACGGCGGTCTGACGGTCATATTCGCATAGTACTCGCGGCAGATAGTCACGCAAATCCGCTTCAATTTGACGTTGATTCTGCGATGTCGGCGGAACGATATTCGCAAACGTTACCTTTCCGTTGTCATCCACTTTGTAGCGATGGTAGAGCATGCCGCGAGGAGCTTCCGTCGCCGCCATGCCCTCGCCCGCCTTGTAGTCGTATGGGATTTTTGGCGGCTTGACCGGACGATAGTCTCGCAGAATTTCCAGGCCCTCTTCGAATGCGTGAATGAGTTCCAGACCACGAGCAATGATTGCCTTGAATGGGTTCCAGCATGGCGTATCAAACCCGATTTCGTCAGCGGTGCGTTTTGCCGCCGGAGACAGCGTTTCGCGATTCAGGTTGACTCGAGCAAGAGGGCCGACGTGGTAACATCCCTGGCTGAAATGGAGATCGGCCAGCGGCGTGGGGTTATCAGCCGCGGTCGCAGACGGTTCCTTCACCGATTGAAGTGCGGTGCTGTGTTGCGCGTGTTGCTCATGAAAGTTCTGTTCGTATTCTGCCACCGAAATATCGAGGCCCGAGGTCGATCGCAGGCGGCCTTCGTTCATCGCATACTCATCCGGGTGTGATAGCGCCACCATTTCATAGTCACGTTCGAAATCCGGGAAAGTGAATCCGGCGACCCAGCGAGTCGCTTCGATTGCCGCCTGCAGGCCCCATTCAAAATCGGGGATCAATTTCTGCAGTTCGTCACGCCGCGGAGCTCGATAAAACCCGCCGATGGCCACGTTGATCGGATGGATGGCTCGTCCGCCGAGCACTTCTAGTAGAGTGTTCCCGTGCTTCTTTAGCTGCAGACCGCGATTAATTTCATCAGGAAACTGGCTGGCCAGATCGATGCCGCTGTCCGCATCAAAAAAATCCGGAGCGTGCAGCAGGTGCATGTGAAGTGCGTGGCTCTCGATCCATTCGCCGCAGTACAACAGTCGCCGAAGTTTGCGGATTTCAGGACTAATCTGCGCGCCCAGCGCAGCTTCCAGTGCGTGAACGGAACTCATTTGATAAGCGACGGGACAGATGCCGCAAATGCGAGCCGTCAGGTCGGGAACGTCTTCCAGTGGCCGACCGTGCAGAAAAGCTTCGAAGAATCGCGGGGGCTCGTAGATCGACAGTTGCACATCTTCGATCACACTTCCATTCATCCGAATGTGCAGGCCGCCTTCACCTTCTACCCGAGTTAGCGCTTCGACTTTGATCGTGCGTGTTTCCGTCATGCGTCGTCCTTCTTCGCCGCCAGAACGTTGCTTTGATCGCGGAACGCAGGCGCTGCTGCGTTGAAGTTTCGGTACAACGGCAGCAGAGTTTCCGTTGAAGCGCCTTGTGCTGTCAATGTGTCGGACAACGACGAACAATTCGGCTGAGCCATCGGGCCGAAGCAGCCGTAGCAGCCGCGATCGTAGGCCGGGCAAAGTGCTCCGCAGCCCGCGTGAGTGACCGGGCCAAGGCACGGAATGCCCTGAGCGACTTCAACGCAAACGGTACCGCGGCGTTTGCAGTCCATGCACACACTGTGTCTCGGTGTGCGCGGCGAGCGATTGTTAAGCAGCGCGATCAACACGTCCAACAGCTGATGTCGGTTGATCGGACAACCTCGCAGTTCGAAGTCTACCGGAATGTGATCGGCGATCGCTGTGGATGTGGCTAATGTTTGAATGAATTCAGGCCGCGCGTACACGCACTTCAGAAAGTCTTCGTGGTCGGCCCAATTCTTCAAAGATTGAATCCCCCCCGCTGTGGCACAGGCACCGATGGTCACCACGGTGCTGGAGGTGCGGCGGACTTCCTGAATGCGTTTTTCATCAAGAGGCGTTGTGATGGACCCTTCGACCAAAGCGATGTCGTAAGGACCAGGTTCAATCCGGCTGGTGGCTTCCAAAAAGTAGTCGATGTCCACTTTTCCTGCGACAGCCAGCAGCTCGTCTTCGCACGACAGCAGAGACAACTGGCAGCCATCACATGATGCGAATTTAAACACTCCCAGCCGAGGCCGGCGTTCCGACATTCCGGCCGTTACCACGTTTGCGGCTGTCGCAGGACTTGGGGCAGACATCGGAATAGAGGTTGATGCAGGCGTTTCGGGCATCACAGGTGCTCCACTTTCAGGATCGGTTCCACTCTGTCATACCGAAACACCGGGCCGTCCTTGCACACGAATTCGGGGCCAAGCTGGCAATGCCCGCAGAACCCAACCGCACAATTCATGTTGCGTTCCAGTGAGACCCACGCGTTCGCTTTGCTCAACCCACGACTCAACGCCGTCCGGATGGTATACCACATCATGACTTCGGGGCCGCAGGTCATTAGCACGGTGTCCTCGGGGCGTGGGATGGACAACCGTTCAAGCAATGCGGTGACAACGCCCACATGCCCGTGCCAGTCTGCAGACGCTCGGTCGACCGTGCGTTTGACCGTGATCGAGTCTTCCCATGCTGCGGTCTGTTTGGGGTAGAGCAGGCCGTCGGACGATCGTGCTCCATAAAGCAGGGTAACGTTTCCGTAGCGTTCGCGATTGGCGAGAACTTCGTAGATCACGGGACGCAATGGCGGCAATCCAATGCCGCCCGCTACCAGGATCAGATCCTTGCCAACGCATTGTTCAACGGGCCACGACGATCCGAATGGGCCGCGTAGCCCCAGGGAATCTCCAGCCCTTAGGTTCGCAAGAGCCTGAGTGACGTTGCCGGCAACTCGGATGGTATGCGGCAATTGGCGAGGACTGGCTGGGTCACCGCTGATTGAAATCGCCGCCTCGCCAACGCCCGGCATGTACAGCATATTGAACTGTCCGGGGAGAAACCTGTAGCGCTGGGCGACCTCGGGATCGTCAATCGTCAGGTCGTATGTCGCGACATCGGGCCCTTCGCGGGTGATGCTGGCGATCGTTGCATTCCATGTCAGCCATGGATCGTGGCGAGCCACTGTCGTTGACGGAGTCATTCGGTGTTCTCCGCGACCGTGGTCTGTCCAGCAGCGGTTATGTCTGACGGTGAACTGCGAATCGCCGCCACTTCTTCCGTCAGGTCGATCCCTGGCGGACACCATGTGATACAGCGTCCGCAGCCAACGCAACCAGACTGGCCGAATTGATCGTGCCACGACGCCAGCTTATGCGTCAACCACTGCCGGTAGCGACTGGCGATGCCGTTGCGGACAACACCGCCGTTCATGTAGCTGAAATCGATGTTGAAACAGGAATCCCATTGACGTTCGCGTTCGACATGTTCGCCGCTCATATCGGGCACTTCCTTCACTGTCGAACAAAAACAGGTGGGGCACACCATTGTGCAATTCGTGCAGGACAAGCAACGCTTTGCCACTTCGTCCCATTGATCGTGCTGCAGATTGCCCAGCAGCAGGTTGCGAATGTCGGTTGTGTCCAGCGACTTTGTGATTTGATCAACGGCGTTTTGACAGGCTGCATTAGCGGCTTTCGAATGGTGTTCGACAAGCGGTTGCGTTTCAAGCTGGTTCAGAATCTGCATTCCGGAATCACTACCTGCCGCCACTACGAATCCGTCTGTGATTTCAGTCAGGCAAAGGTCAAAACCGGTGCGGCACTTTGGCCCGGTGTTCATCGATGTGCAAAAACATGTGCTGGCAGCTTGAGTGCAATTCACCGCGACGATGAAAGCGGTCTCGCGGCGTTTTTGGTACATCGGATCGACATAGGGACCATTCAGGAAGACTCCATCCTGAACGTCTATCGCTGCCAGTTCGCAGGCTCGCACACCTAAGAACGCATATCGAGGTGGTGATTCCTGCGGCGCGTCCATCTGCCAGCGTCCGTAAACTTTGTCGGCTGTGGCAACGGTTGCTGCGGGCGGAAAAAGAAATTGCTTCCACGAATGCGGTCCGACCACATAGCCAAAGTATGCGTCGTCGTCGCGACGCTGCAGTCGATACGTTCCTGGCCCCTGCACGTCTGTCCAACCGCGAGGCAAGTCATCAATAGACGTGACTTCGTCGTACACAATCGCTTGCTGCTGAATCGTCGGCCCAATCACGGTACGACCATCTTCGGCCAATACATCCAGTAATGTTTGCAGAGCGGTCGTCGGCAGAAAGCGGCCGTTACTGAAGTCTTCGTGAACGCCTGCTGCCGTGGATTCAGTCATGAGCAACCACCCCCGACAGCTTGCCCGGAGCCGGCCGGGGTTCCTTAAAAAGATCCAGCATCTGTAGGCGCGTTCCCTGAAGTCGCTTAGCCAGAGCGCGGGCCACCAGGTCCATGACGGCATATCCCAAAGCCGGGTCGTCGTCGCACGCTTTCCGGAGCGTTGTTCCCGGGATGTTCAACAGTTGAGCGTCCTTAAGCACCGTGGCTGTGGCCGTCATGATGCCATCACCAACAATCGCCGACCATCCCAGAAGATCGCCGGATCCCAGTGTCAGCAACCGCACGTTGCCTCGCAGCGGCACATGCATATCCAGAGCCACGCTGCCGCTGCACACCACCGCAAGATGGTCGGCTGTGGACGCTTCTTTGAAGATCACTCTACCGGCTGGAAATCGTTCCGTTGTCGCCAGCTCGGCCAATCTCTTTAGATGATCGTCACTCAACCCGACACCGAGCGAGGAAGTACTGAGCTGATGAAGTGTGTCTAACGCTGGCACAGCGACCTGCCTTTCGAGTACCGCTCCCTTGAGCGGGATCTGCAATGATTGTGCCGCAGCCCCGCGAATCTCGCCTCACCATTTTGATCACGCCTGGCTGGTTCCGCGAGCCCGCTAATGGACAGACTCCACCAATGGACCTGAGCGGATTCGCACGCAAAGCGCAATTCGTGACAATGTCGCACGCCTGCCACATGCCATCGCCACCGTGCAACTTTGTCAAGTCGTTGCGATATCACATCCGATCCGCGACGGCACACGGCTTGCTCCGGTTCAGCTTCTACGAACGCCATCATACATGAAACGGGACAACTTCGTTTTGGAGGATCGCTCATGCTGCCTCGATTTCAACACATTCTGGTGCCCGTCGATCTCACGCCAAAGAACCGCGTAGCGCTGGATATTGCGTTCGAACTGGCCACGGACAACAAAGCAAGAGTATCGCTGTTGCACGTGACTCAAACTATTAACACCGCTGATGAGACACTGGCATTCTATGACCGGCTTCAGCAGCGCGTACGCGACGATCTGGAATCGTTGTCTCAGCGTTTTTCAGATGCTGGCCTCGCGGTAGAAGTCAAAGTGCCACTCGGTCAGCCGCTAAAGGAAATCGTGTCCTTCGCAGCGACACATCAGGTTGATCTTATTGTGATGTCGTCTCACCCCGTCGATAAAGAGGACCTGCTGCAAAGTTGGGGCACGCTTAGTTATAAAGTTTCGGTCGCCTGTCCATGCCCGATACTGCTGATGAAGTAACGTGCAAATGTTTCATAATTCTGCGGAATACAACGCGACTGTGACGGACGTTCGGCGAGTTCAAGACGACCTGATGATCATGCAGGTTGAACCTGATGACGGGCCGCTTAAATATCAACCGGGGCAGTATACAACGCTGGGATTACTGACCGACGAACGTCGAATCGGAGACGTCGCACATTCTGAAGCTCCGCACCAGCAGCTCATTCGCCGAGCGTATTCAATTAGTTGTCCGATTCTGGACGAGCATGGGAAGCTGCTGCCACGCGAAAGCAGGCGCTATCTGGAATTCTATATCGCGCTGGTGCGAAAGGAGTCCGACGATCCGCCGTCACTAACACCGCGCATCTTTGCAATGGATGCTGGACATCGCATTTTTGTAGGAACAAAGGCCAAGGGGACTTACACGCTTAGCCCCGTGCAGTCCGACAGCGATGTGCTGTTCTTCGCGACGGGGACTGGAGAAGCACCGCACAACGCCATGATTCATCAATTGCTGAGTCGTCAGCACGCGGGACGAATTGCGTCTTTCGTTTGTGTGAGGCACCGCCGTGATCTTGCCTATCTGAACACTCATCGTGAGCTTGAGAAGCGATATCCGAATTACCGCTACGTCACGCTGACGACTCGCGAGCCCGAGAACGTCGACGTTCAGCACCCCGACTA
This DNA window, taken from Fuerstiella marisgermanici, encodes the following:
- a CDS encoding hydrogenase maturation nickel metallochaperone HypA, whose translation is MHEKSLVQSLLKQVEAIMREHHAVSVQAVTVEIGPLSGVESLLVEDAFSELLLNSQIGRPSLNIQAVDLTIRCRDCEQASSSPGLTLKCQLCGSNKVQITHGDEFRLMDVSLQIPAESENSVT
- a CDS encoding FAD/NAD(P)-binding protein translates to MTPSTTVARHDPWLTWNATIASITREGPDVATYDLTIDDPEVAQRYRFLPGQFNMLYMPGVGEAAISISGDPASPRQLPHTIRVAGNVTQALANLRAGDSLGLRGPFGSSWPVEQCVGKDLILVAGGIGLPPLRPVIYEVLANRERYGNVTLLYGARSSDGLLYPKQTAAWEDSITVKRTVDRASADWHGHVGVVTALLERLSIPRPEDTVLMTCGPEVMMWYTIRTALSRGLSKANAWVSLERNMNCAVGFCGHCQLGPEFVCKDGPVFRYDRVEPILKVEHL
- the hypF gene encoding carbamoyltransferase HypF, producing the protein MHSGSLITTNELVASRIVLRGLVQGVGMRPAIVRLAQEMQLAGFVINDGRGVTIHIEGTRNQLATFERQLNSHIPAEASVSSILSSQIAADGLSTFAINSSDAVERKLTTAVPQDKAVCEICLRDVQQPDGRRFAYPLTTCADCGPRYSIVDSMPFDRSTTAMHEFSLCVGCQREYCESSDRRFHAQTIACPACGPHVTFTYGENTKASSGNEAVLRAASAICDGEIVAVKGVGGYQLVCDATSAAAVDRLRRRKRRPRKPLAVMVLSLEQAEQLAEICEAERAALVNPANPIVLVKARADSSLAPQIHPGMKTVGLMLPTTPLHWQLMNLTGVPCVVTSGNVNGQPLIYRNTVAAFELSHIADGWLHHNRPILRPIDDSVVRCIDGKQSTIRAGRGLAPLTLTLPPAIPILAVGANQKVALALCNGHQAVLGPHIGDPNSVAARERFVGSVEQLTKLYHAQPVAIAHDSHSDFFTTRWAKDQGIPTVNVQHHHAHVVAGMVEHGWLDREVLGVAFDGTGFGPDNTIWGGEFLLCTATDYQRVARLRPFELLGGELAIEEPWRITLALIAEACGVDHASRLLSWCNKMPTFQVLIQNVARREQDRSSPPLASLFPFTSSMGRLFDGIASLLLKVPDSTYEGEAAMRLEASCDPAAHGEYVIAVNENDERLIELDWRPMIRSIVLDVQDGVPTSSIATRFIRGIANCVAAVCRRFDQHPAVLTGGCFQNRLLTEFTAMALREHAQPIGLPGKIPVNDGGLAVGQLAVAAARVQQSTIQTAITSEGNP
- a CDS encoding oxidoreductase, which translates into the protein MSERRPRLGVFKFASCDGCQLSLLSCEDELLAVAGKVDIDYFLEATSRIEPGPYDIALVEGSITTPLDEKRIQEVRRTSSTVVTIGACATAGGIQSLKNWADHEDFLKCVYARPEFIQTLATSTAIADHIPVDFELRGCPINRHQLLDVLIALLNNRSPRTPRHSVCMDCKRRGTVCVEVAQGIPCLGPVTHAGCGALCPAYDRGCYGCFGPMAQPNCSSLSDTLTAQGASTETLLPLYRNFNAAAPAFRDQSNVLAAKKDDA
- the hypB gene encoding hydrogenase nickel incorporation protein HypB, translating into MNTVDTVSKTVVINRDVLSEKKRRAAELRQQFTERGILVVNLVSSPGSGKTSLLEATAKCWQGQHKMAVLVGDLATERDAERLRPLVPVEQLTTGGACHLELSLVEKGLAKLPLDDVEFLFIENIGNLVCPASHDLAEHLRVSVLSTTEGDDKPGKYPKMYRTSDALVITKTDLLPYVPFSTEDAIADARTIQPELSAFELCSLTGDGVSQWCDFLVQARRRTVCIPAA
- a CDS encoding cyclic nucleotide-binding domain-containing protein, producing the protein MPALDTLHQLSTSSLGVGLSDDHLKRLAELATTERFPAGRVIFKEASTADHLAVVCSGSVALDMHVPLRGNVRLLTLGSGDLLGWSAIVGDGIMTATATVLKDAQLLNIPGTTLRKACDDDPALGYAVMDLVARALAKRLQGTRLQMLDLFKEPRPAPGKLSGVVAHD
- a CDS encoding hydrogenase maturation protease, whose product is MKTAPQKQLLIGIGSPHGDDQIGWMIAEAIGAKGGTNITVRRASVPLDLLDWLKGADSLHIVDACVGSNAVGELTRWEWPELVADHHDRTSFRSTHGFDLVSALRLGEKLGRLPSKVVIWGIEVGRVSQTIRPTEEIMHHLNAISDRIYQELTDARKVAGAILAKTG
- a CDS encoding ferredoxin--NADP reductase, whose translation is MFHNSAEYNATVTDVRRVQDDLMIMQVEPDDGPLKYQPGQYTTLGLLTDERRIGDVAHSEAPHQQLIRRAYSISCPILDEHGKLLPRESRRYLEFYIALVRKESDDPPSLTPRIFAMDAGHRIFVGTKAKGTYTLSPVQSDSDVLFFATGTGEAPHNAMIHQLLSRQHAGRIASFVCVRHRRDLAYLNTHRELEKRYPNYRYVTLTTREPENVDVQHPDYVGKLYLQQMFLKDRLQQLIGWVPDPARSHAFLCGSPSMIGAPKREPGSDYSFPDPKGMVETLIEHGYRLDRPRDAGNIHYERYW
- a CDS encoding 4Fe-4S dicluster domain-containing protein, with product MTESTAAGVHEDFSNGRFLPTTALQTLLDVLAEDGRTVIGPTIQQQAIVYDEVTSIDDLPRGWTDVQGPGTYRLQRRDDDAYFGYVVGPHSWKQFLFPPAATVATADKVYGRWQMDAPQESPPRYAFLGVRACELAAIDVQDGVFLNGPYVDPMYQKRRETAFIVAVNCTQAASTCFCTSMNTGPKCRTGFDLCLTEITDGFVVAAGSDSGMQILNQLETQPLVEHHSKAANAACQNAVDQITKSLDTTDIRNLLLGNLQHDQWDEVAKRCLSCTNCTMVCPTCFCSTVKEVPDMSGEHVERERQWDSCFNIDFSYMNGGVVRNGIASRYRQWLTHKLASWHDQFGQSGCVGCGRCITWCPPGIDLTEEVAAIRSSPSDITAAGQTTVAENTE
- a CDS encoding universal stress protein, with amino-acid sequence MLPRFQHILVPVDLTPKNRVALDIAFELATDNKARVSLLHVTQTINTADETLAFYDRLQQRVRDDLESLSQRFSDAGLAVEVKVPLGQPLKEIVSFAATHQVDLIVMSSHPVDKEDLLQSWGTLSYKVSVACPCPILLMK
- a CDS encoding Ni/Fe hydrogenase subunit alpha, with the protein product MTETRTIKVEALTRVEGEGGLHIRMNGSVIEDVQLSIYEPPRFFEAFLHGRPLEDVPDLTARICGICPVAYQMSSVHALEAALGAQISPEIRKLRRLLYCGEWIESHALHMHLLHAPDFFDADSGIDLASQFPDEINRGLQLKKHGNTLLEVLGGRAIHPINVAIGGFYRAPRRDELQKLIPDFEWGLQAAIEATRWVAGFTFPDFERDYEMVALSHPDEYAMNEGRLRSTSGLDISVAEYEQNFHEQHAQHSTALQSVKEPSATAADNPTPLADLHFSQGCYHVGPLARVNLNRETLSPAAKRTADEIGFDTPCWNPFKAIIARGLELIHAFEEGLEILRDYRPVKPPKIPYDYKAGEGMAATEAPRGMLYHRYKVDDNGKVTFANIVPPTSQNQRQIEADLRDYLPRVLCEYDRQTAVGCEKLIRSYDPCISCSTHFLKITWGQAGKQETR